From Nitrospirota bacterium, the proteins below share one genomic window:
- a CDS encoding TraE/TraK family type IV conjugative transfer system protein, with the protein MKFWDYGEDLKVINRRLSIIAIGEAGLIVILIIAILVMTFRINITYIDVDKVVGETVVGHIPAGVPSIFVRYYFYQKKNVNPGTVDGQYALAYRLMTSRYASEQKPTLLSEINRIKESQLAYTFTPDGEPDVAESSNGYEITIKGDQRTYIGGKESGIKNILCKVKVVRGRYKTPLNPFGLEIDDENCREIR; encoded by the coding sequence TTGAAGTTCTGGGATTATGGAGAAGACCTGAAGGTAATAAACAGGAGGCTTTCCATCATTGCTATTGGTGAGGCAGGATTGATAGTGATCCTTATAATTGCGATACTCGTTATGACCTTCAGGATAAATATCACTTACATAGATGTTGATAAAGTTGTAGGAGAGACAGTGGTTGGACATATTCCTGCTGGCGTGCCATCTATCTTCGTAAGGTATTATTTTTATCAAAAGAAGAATGTGAATCCTGGAACTGTTGATGGGCAATACGCGCTGGCATACAGACTTATGACATCTCGCTATGCCTCTGAGCAGAAGCCAACACTTCTTTCAGAAATAAACAGGATAAAAGAATCTCAGCTTGCATATACATTCACACCAGATGGAGAACCTGATGTGGCTGAGAGTAGCAACGGATATGAGATTACGATAAAGGGTGACCAGAGGACTTATATCGGGGGGAAGGAGTCAGGGATAAAGAATATTTTATGCAAGGTTAAAGTAGTCAGAGGGCGATATAAAACGCCATTGAATCCTTTTGGGCTGGAGATTGATGATGAAAACTGCAGGGAGATACGATAG
- a CDS encoding thioredoxin fold domain-containing protein: protein MKKTDILIGLFILIASMIATTDILAEQYSPDDYGNVAIDFWIKQIEKRAGKPISLKRDIFSVTSVTDFKEIPNFKAVRLTVDQGMMKIPLVLYISNDKKVLISGEIFRDGENITQRLAGDVEFKKIDIKLREKDRIVYNPEGKKTIFMFSDPDCPASKRALEAIKAYRGKDYRVVIKHYPLESIHPEAKKRAIEEQCRWLSKNKPVLSKAEGKERCNSELRKIATKMVTEDIEEGRKIGVTGTPTFIMDGTVIPTLPWVIGEQEGG from the coding sequence ATGAAAAAGACAGATATATTGATAGGGCTTTTTATACTTATAGCGAGTATGATAGCTACCACAGATATTCTGGCAGAGCAGTATAGTCCAGATGATTACGGTAATGTTGCCATAGACTTCTGGATAAAACAGATAGAAAAACGGGCAGGAAAACCAATCTCTTTAAAAAGGGATATTTTCTCAGTAACAAGCGTAACAGATTTTAAAGAGATTCCTAACTTCAAGGCAGTCCGACTTACAGTCGACCAGGGAATGATGAAAATTCCTTTAGTGCTCTATATTTCAAATGACAAGAAGGTCTTGATATCTGGTGAGATCTTTAGAGACGGTGAAAATATTACACAGAGGCTTGCAGGTGATGTTGAGTTCAAGAAGATCGATATCAAGTTGAGAGAGAAGGACAGGATTGTCTACAACCCTGAAGGTAAAAAAACCATATTTATGTTCTCTGACCCTGATTGTCCAGCATCAAAGCGGGCATTAGAAGCAATAAAGGCGTATAGAGGCAAAGATTACAGGGTGGTGATAAAGCACTATCCCCTTGAATCTATACATCCAGAGGCAAAGAAAAGGGCTATTGAAGAGCAATGTAGATGGCTTTCAAAGAATAAACCTGTCCTGAGCAAAGCCGAAGGAAAAGAAAGATGTAACAGCGAACTGAGGAAGATAGCCACAAAGATGGTTACAGAAGATATAGAAGAAGGCAGGAAGATAGGGGTAACAGGAACACCAACATTCATTATGGACGGAACAGTCATTCCTACTCTTCCATGGGTGATAGGTGAGCAGGAAGGTGGTTGA
- a CDS encoding lytic transglycosylase domain-containing protein, whose protein sequence is MFKVVIFTVLFLFFSAGQLFSSETIKFISEDLLSLPFGERIETFILFKYITMVNPKQDIMLSYAVARSIVRESKEFPFPLELIVGISRIESGFNPFARSHKDARGLMQVHYPTWKRYFDGQRLLKDPFYNTKAGLKVLNYYYKVNNENLKHAIYDYYGAKSKSYLRAVLRETERYKKFRRGPR, encoded by the coding sequence ATGTTTAAGGTGGTAATATTTACAGTTTTGTTTTTGTTTTTCTCTGCAGGTCAACTTTTCTCAAGTGAGACAATAAAGTTTATCTCTGAGGATTTGCTTTCACTTCCTTTTGGTGAACGCATAGAAACATTCATTCTATTTAAGTATATCACAATGGTGAACCCAAAACAGGACATCATGCTCTCCTATGCTGTCGCCAGGAGCATAGTTCGTGAATCAAAGGAATTTCCTTTTCCATTGGAACTGATTGTTGGTATAAGCAGGATTGAAAGTGGTTTTAATCCCTTTGCAAGAAGCCACAAAGATGCAAGAGGTCTTATGCAGGTGCATTATCCGACATGGAAAAGATATTTTGACGGGCAAAGACTGCTTAAAGATCCCTTCTACAATACTAAAGCAGGGCTGAAAGTTTTAAATTACTATTATAAGGTTAACAACGAGAATCTCAAGCATGCAATATACGATTATTACGGTGCAAAGAGTAAATCATATCTAAGAGCTGTTTTGAGAGAGACGGAGAGGTATAAAAAATTCAGAAGAGGACCACGATAA
- a CDS encoding type II secretion system protein, translating to MKRESGFTALEVIFVLTAITIIFAFVLPDLSEFYRWQKRKENEKQVEKIRSAIERIYDMYAYDVDSYDGQEFRFGSNTITSGTTGTSFYSVSSYAGMSQKAVGRDVYNMEYTAYVSNRLASTTSPQVQYHVIAFVSKSTDSKLSSLFDASEGKLTCGSDDICAEVSGLEIQVSKYKETLKKMDDTGNTFQSYFTTLYLADPNHDVNVDRFAKTDRNGASVPTKWDTNSHLLNSCTVADDCIATLNDINAISTLKFNPEQIKDAWGNEFRVDNGSSSTRNPDNGETSPYSIRILTTTPWGETIVKTVFGVY from the coding sequence ATGAAAAGAGAGAGTGGTTTTACTGCCCTTGAGGTTATTTTTGTCCTCACGGCAATAACTATAATTTTCGCATTTGTGTTACCTGACCTATCAGAGTTTTATCGCTGGCAGAAAAGAAAGGAGAATGAAAAGCAGGTAGAGAAAATAAGATCTGCCATTGAGCGTATATACGACATGTATGCCTATGATGTTGACTCTTACGATGGGCAGGAGTTTAGATTTGGCTCTAACACAATAACGTCAGGGACGACAGGGACAAGTTTTTACTCTGTATCTTCCTATGCTGGTATGTCACAGAAGGCAGTTGGTCGTGATGTATATAACATGGAGTATACCGCTTATGTAAGTAACAGGCTTGCCAGCACAACAAGCCCGCAGGTCCAGTATCATGTCATAGCCTTTGTATCAAAATCCACAGATTCTAAACTATCCTCTTTGTTCGATGCGAGTGAAGGAAAGCTTACCTGCGGCAGTGATGATATCTGTGCAGAGGTAAGTGGTCTTGAGATACAGGTTTCAAAATACAAAGAGACACTGAAAAAGATGGACGACACAGGGAATACCTTCCAGTCTTATTTCACCACCCTGTATCTTGCCGATCCAAACCATGATGTGAATGTTGACAGATTTGCAAAGACTGATAGAAATGGGGCATCTGTTCCTACAAAGTGGGATACTAACAGTCATCTTCTTAACTCATGCACGGTAGCAGATGACTGTATCGCTACTCTTAATGATATAAATGCCATATCCACCCTCAAATTTAATCCTGAACAGATAAAGGATGCATGGGGGAATGAATTCAGGGTGGATAATGGGTCATCCTCTACGAGAAATCCGGATAATGGAGAAACATCACCTTATTCAATTAGGATTTTGACAACCACACCGTGGGGTGAAACAATAGTGAAAACTGTCTTCGGGGTTTATTAG
- a CDS encoding type II secretion system F family protein codes for MIEKTLKINDLLIIFEVMADSAHKGVPWEITFDNLKDIVSADASSVIEKIKDGRVKGYSLSKSLKDAGISDILCSIVEAGEEHGKLPEALDRCREILKHEKSMKDTIKNITIYPRIVMFVVFAIVIPVLLSFVFPRFRKLLDVVPPEDVPSVLSFMVGVSEKFADYIYATVPIYLTILFILYRFATSPLAWRLYRMVPLVQRIERGKDYTLSFFMFSLMLATGIMVDEIAGAVSKIVSNPEIKRRFERMVVLLRRGIPLPRTAKEVGFEGHIASLLSTGELTGNLEYYLNMIAHIKQKEVEILTNRLLNYLQPVLIGGLVIIIGSIAGAIIIPTMKATMAIR; via the coding sequence ATGATAGAAAAAACTCTCAAGATAAACGACCTTCTTATAATATTTGAGGTTATGGCTGATTCAGCACATAAAGGAGTGCCATGGGAGATAACCTTTGATAATCTTAAAGACATCGTTTCAGCAGATGCATCTTCAGTTATTGAAAAGATAAAAGATGGTAGAGTTAAAGGCTACTCGCTATCAAAATCCCTTAAAGATGCCGGGATATCAGATATACTATGCTCCATTGTTGAGGCAGGGGAGGAGCACGGAAAACTTCCAGAGGCGCTTGATAGATGCAGGGAGATCCTTAAGCATGAGAAAAGCATGAAGGATACAATAAAGAACATTACAATATACCCAAGAATTGTTATGTTCGTGGTTTTCGCAATAGTAATCCCTGTCCTCTTATCTTTCGTATTCCCGAGATTCAGAAAACTTCTTGATGTTGTTCCTCCAGAGGATGTGCCATCAGTACTTTCGTTCATGGTAGGTGTAAGCGAAAAGTTTGCAGATTATATATATGCCACCGTTCCGATTTATCTCACTATATTATTTATCCTCTATAGATTCGCTACATCACCTTTAGCATGGAGACTTTACAGGATGGTGCCTCTTGTTCAGAGGATTGAGCGAGGGAAGGACTATACCCTGTCATTCTTTATGTTCAGCCTGATGCTTGCTACAGGAATAATGGTAGATGAAATAGCAGGTGCGGTATCCAAAATAGTCAGTAATCCTGAGATAAAAAGGAGGTTTGAGAGGATGGTGGTGCTTTTGAGACGGGGTATACCACTGCCCAGAACCGCTAAAGAGGTTGGCTTTGAGGGTCATATTGCATCTCTTCTGTCAACAGGTGAACTTACAGGGAATCTCGAATACTATCTAAATATGATAGCACATATAAAACAGAAAGAGGTGGAGATTCTTACAAATAGATTATTGAATTACTTACAACCTGTGTTGATAGGAGGACTTGTGATTATTATCGGCAGTATCGCAGGTGCGATAATTATTCCTACGATGAAGGCAACGATGGCGATAAGATGA
- a CDS encoding type II/IV secretion system protein — protein MERKNGTHGIHGRTATVDKIGKILIRMGVPEQFIDAALSRQRVARKPLCEILVELGLTDPEVIAEAVSKQSGYPYFSPINIVDTSLLSSFPVDSITKMGVIPLYEACSEQSESNGTVHVGFTNPNDIKSIDFVKRYFQNRQITLHVVSTLMVEKYSKWKSIPVSEIHHKIDTSRDGLAIGTMIIKKAFYDGATDIHFNPGVWMVSFRIDGTLRIIMHFSEETYTQIINAIFLRSHISENDRELPGDGSFNAGVLDPDLSGVDCRVSVYPVALPDRQERAQSMHIRLLKRSVVGSISLDALGFTPEVQKTLIFLVREAQGMIIVTGPTGSGKSTTLHSMMKYINTFEKNLITIEDPVEYRDPFRVQAQVNELKGFTFSKALRHILRHDPDVILIGEIRDEETAEIVIQSANTGHLVLTTLHSNSAAEATMRLRHLGIDKEDVASEVNSIIAQRLVRGLCSHCKKEDRGNLNLLKDSGFNTEVIYRKNESGCGYCNNIGYKGRKPIVEVLIFDDEVVEAILYKDVFAIKKIMKERKNIFMDGLRLVAEGYTSVDEVRSVVKTN, from the coding sequence GTGGAGCGAAAGAATGGAACTCATGGGATTCATGGAAGAACTGCAACAGTGGATAAGATAGGTAAGATACTTATCAGGATGGGTGTTCCCGAGCAATTTATAGATGCTGCCCTTTCAAGACAGAGGGTAGCAAGAAAACCCCTTTGTGAGATACTCGTTGAACTGGGGCTTACCGATCCAGAGGTCATTGCTGAGGCTGTCTCAAAGCAATCAGGATACCCTTACTTCTCACCTATAAATATTGTAGATACATCGCTTCTTTCATCATTTCCTGTGGATTCTATAACAAAAATGGGAGTTATCCCCCTTTATGAAGCCTGTAGTGAGCAAAGCGAATCTAATGGAACTGTACACGTAGGATTTACAAATCCTAATGATATAAAATCAATAGATTTTGTAAAAAGATACTTCCAAAATAGACAGATAACTCTTCATGTTGTCTCTACCCTGATGGTTGAGAAATACTCAAAGTGGAAATCCATACCTGTCTCTGAGATTCATCATAAGATAGATACATCAAGGGATGGGCTTGCTATAGGCACGATGATAATCAAAAAGGCTTTTTACGATGGTGCAACAGATATACACTTTAATCCAGGGGTATGGATGGTAAGTTTCAGAATTGATGGGACACTGAGAATCATAATGCATTTTTCAGAAGAGACCTACACGCAGATAATAAATGCGATATTTTTAAGGTCTCACATATCCGAAAATGACAGGGAATTGCCAGGCGACGGTAGCTTCAATGCAGGTGTGCTTGATCCTGACCTCTCAGGAGTCGACTGCAGGGTCTCTGTTTATCCTGTTGCACTTCCAGACAGGCAGGAGAGAGCCCAGTCCATGCATATAAGGCTGCTAAAACGCTCAGTAGTTGGGAGTATATCCTTGGATGCACTTGGTTTTACGCCTGAAGTACAGAAGACATTGATATTCCTTGTTAGAGAGGCTCAGGGGATGATTATAGTTACAGGTCCTACAGGGAGTGGAAAATCAACTACACTTCATTCTATGATGAAATATATAAATACATTCGAGAAGAACCTCATTACAATAGAGGATCCTGTTGAATATAGGGATCCATTCAGGGTGCAGGCTCAGGTAAATGAACTGAAGGGTTTTACCTTTTCAAAGGCATTAAGACATATATTGAGACATGACCCGGATGTGATACTTATAGGTGAGATAAGGGACGAAGAGACCGCAGAGATAGTTATTCAATCAGCAAATACAGGTCATTTAGTTCTTACCACACTCCATTCTAATTCCGCTGCTGAGGCAACAATGAGGCTTAGACATCTTGGTATAGATAAAGAGGATGTCGCATCAGAAGTGAATTCAATCATAGCGCAGAGACTTGTACGGGGACTCTGTTCTCACTGCAAGAAGGAAGACAGAGGAAATCTAAATCTTCTAAAAGATTCAGGCTTCAATACAGAAGTTATTTACAGGAAGAATGAATCAGGCTGTGGATACTGCAATAACATCGGATACAAAGGTAGAAAACCAATAGTTGAGGTATTAATTTTTGACGATGAGGTTGTAGAGGCGATACTTTATAAAGATGTGTTCGCTATAAAGAAGATAATGAAAGAACGGAAGAATATCTTTATGGATGGATTAAGGCTTGTTGCTGAAGGCTATACATCGGTTGATGAGGTGAGAAGCGTAGTAAAGACCAATTAA
- a CDS encoding prepilin-type N-terminal cleavage/methylation domain-containing protein gives MFISKDSGLKIKDKRGFTLIELIFVIVIIAILAGTIITLMNTNRANSAALITKAEQYAAAEERFKMDTGTYTSEDDIKALWDKDAAQNTLMGVDVRDYWRGPYIKGGGKLISNNPATGIANGYISYKRSVDLNGNGNAYDHNIYVTNVPSDIANEIDKAIDKESSPSTGRVIIEGTGNLKTVRFIFNEEY, from the coding sequence ATGTTTATAAGTAAGGATTCGGGATTGAAGATTAAGGATAAAAGAGGTTTTACACTGATTGAATTGATCTTTGTGATAGTAATCATCGCTATTCTTGCAGGAACGATAATTACTCTAATGAACACAAACAGAGCAAATTCGGCTGCTCTTATCACGAAGGCTGAGCAGTATGCAGCGGCAGAAGAGCGGTTCAAGATGGATACAGGAACCTATACATCTGAAGATGATATAAAGGCTCTATGGGATAAGGACGCTGCTCAGAATACCCTTATGGGCGTTGATGTTAGAGATTACTGGAGAGGTCCGTATATAAAAGGCGGAGGAAAACTGATCAGTAACAACCCTGCCACGGGGATTGCAAATGGCTATATATCCTATAAGAGGAGTGTAGACCTCAATGGCAATGGGAATGCCTATGACCACAATATATATGTGACCAATGTTCCATCAGACATTGCAAATGAAATAGATAAAGCCATAGATAAAGAATCCAGCCCATCTACGGGAAGGGTAATAATTGAAGGCACAGGAAATCTTAAGACCGTAAGGTTCATCTTCAATGAGGAATATTAA
- a CDS encoding sigma-70 family RNA polymerase sigma factor: MNDDADIITFLKENIGLVKKIAKLYTRRARYLDMDDFLNESFIAFSKARDYYNLNCYEINYREKRGLLKYKVRKVKFTDIFYWYLHKSFSEITKKEDNIYACVSLDDDRLNLRAKIGSFGIRSNGANYNTLILLSAQQRRTVCRLWGICGYVVESPDRVAESEGLTVEEVIEIEKKALKLINGDFIEELIKPLPLRSQNILRLLYSFSFDYHRVAEVYGLTVTRIRQIEKEAIEFLRGYFL; the protein is encoded by the coding sequence ATGAATGATGATGCTGATATTATAACATTCTTAAAAGAGAATATTGGGCTTGTCAAGAAAATAGCTAAGTTATATACCCGTAGGGCCAGGTATCTGGATATGGACGACTTCCTGAATGAATCATTTATAGCCTTCAGTAAAGCAAGAGATTACTATAATCTAAATTGCTACGAGATCAATTATAGGGAAAAGAGAGGGTTACTTAAATATAAGGTAAGAAAAGTTAAATTTACTGATATCTTTTACTGGTATCTGCATAAATCATTTTCAGAGATTACAAAAAAAGAAGACAACATTTATGCTTGTGTCAGTCTCGATGATGACAGACTGAATCTCAGGGCTAAAATTGGATCTTTTGGCATAAGGAGTAACGGTGCCAACTACAATACCCTGATATTACTATCTGCACAACAAAGGAGAACTGTCTGCAGGCTATGGGGGATATGTGGCTATGTTGTGGAATCTCCTGATAGGGTTGCTGAGAGTGAAGGCTTAACCGTTGAAGAGGTAATAGAGATTGAGAAAAAGGCATTGAAATTGATAAATGGCGATTTCATAGAAGAATTAATAAAGCCATTACCACTGAGGTCGCAGAACATACTGCGTTTACTCTATAGTTTCAGTTTTGATTACCATAGGGTTGCAGAGGTATATGGATTGACAGTAACGAGGATACGACAGATAGAAAAAGAGGCAATCGAATTTCTCAGAGGGTATTTCTTATGA